A window of Cohnella herbarum contains these coding sequences:
- a CDS encoding LCP family protein: MRKKWKITLFTILSLAFIFLCFVGWWAISNYNELSNAKKTKEESRFGQFEEKPEYKPPEWEGSERVNVLLMGGDERGLREGEVARSDTMLVASFDPVSKSIHLFSVLRDTHVEIPGYKDNRVNAAITLGGPELTMKTIGNLTGLDIQYYVYVDFQGFIKLVDALGGVDFYVEKDMKYTDSADDHKFDIDLKKGQQHLDGDKALQYVRFRHDKLSDFTRTERQREFLKAVAAKVKSGWNLIKLPDILGEVIPYVETNMTVNDMLKLGTLGYNSHQAGSAQIPPMELVTDEKVNGSAVLGVRSLDALKGYVQEVLNKDESLATPSPSPSSSGAASSATNAKQ; this comes from the coding sequence ATGCGCAAAAAATGGAAGATCACGCTTTTTACGATACTAAGCTTGGCATTTATTTTCCTTTGTTTCGTCGGGTGGTGGGCTATCTCCAATTACAACGAGTTATCCAATGCCAAGAAAACGAAGGAGGAATCCCGGTTCGGTCAATTCGAAGAAAAGCCCGAGTACAAACCTCCCGAATGGGAAGGTTCCGAACGCGTTAACGTGCTGCTGATGGGCGGTGACGAAAGAGGTCTTAGAGAGGGCGAGGTCGCCCGGTCCGATACTATGCTGGTCGCTTCCTTCGATCCCGTATCGAAAAGCATTCATTTATTTTCCGTTCTTCGCGACACTCATGTGGAAATTCCCGGCTATAAGGACAATCGGGTGAACGCGGCCATTACGCTCGGCGGTCCGGAGCTTACGATGAAGACGATCGGCAACCTAACCGGACTCGATATTCAGTATTATGTTTATGTTGATTTCCAGGGATTCATTAAATTGGTCGATGCTCTCGGCGGGGTGGACTTCTACGTGGAAAAGGATATGAAATATACCGATTCCGCCGACGACCATAAGTTCGACATCGACCTGAAGAAGGGCCAGCAGCATCTGGACGGAGATAAGGCGTTGCAGTACGTGAGATTTAGGCATGATAAGTTGTCCGACTTCACCCGTACCGAGCGTCAGCGGGAGTTCCTTAAAGCCGTCGCCGCCAAGGTGAAATCCGGCTGGAACCTGATCAAGCTTCCGGATATTCTGGGGGAAGTCATTCCATACGTCGAAACGAACATGACCGTTAACGATATGTTGAAGCTGGGAACTCTCGGCTACAACTCCCATCAAGCCGGTTCCGCGCAAATTCCTCCGATGGAGTTAGTTACGGATGAGAAGGTAAACGGTTCGGCCGTACTTGGCGTTCGAAGCCTCGATGCCCTGAAAGGGTACGTGCAAGAAGTGTTGAACAAGGACGAGAGTCTGGCGACGCCTAGTCCTTCCCCATCTTCTTCGGGCGCGGCTTCGTCGGCGACTAACGCTAAGCAATAA
- a CDS encoding glutamate-1-semialdehyde 2,1-aminomutase, whose translation MQRIRSAQLYEEAQQHIVGGVNSPSRSFKAVGGGAPVFMKKGQGARFWDVDDNQYIDYLAAFGPIITGHAHPKITEAIVRAAHDGTLYGTATEHEIRLAEQLKAAIPSMDKVRFVNSGTEAVMTTIRVARAFTGRNKIIKFAGCYHGHADLVLVAAGSGPSTLGIPDSAGIPPSIASEVITVPFNELDGLRLALERWGDQVAAVMVEPIVGNFGMVMPKPGFLEALCKMTREAGALVIYDEVISAFRFHYGSSQTFSAFPDQDAIRPDLTALGKIIGGGLPIGAYGGRADLMAMIAPLGPAYQAGTMAGNPASVLAGLACLEVLREPGVYTRMEAMATRLCEGLQASADKHGIPLTINRIVGAFSTHFCDHPVTNYEEAQGSDGEQFAHFFRLMLDRGIYLAPSKYEAWFLTTAHTDADIEETVAAADASFQEMAAGR comes from the coding sequence ATGCAGAGAATTCGTTCGGCGCAATTATATGAAGAAGCGCAGCAGCATATCGTCGGCGGAGTCAACAGCCCTTCCCGCTCTTTCAAAGCCGTGGGAGGCGGAGCGCCGGTGTTCATGAAAAAAGGGCAAGGCGCGCGCTTCTGGGATGTCGACGATAATCAATATATCGACTACTTGGCCGCTTTCGGACCGATCATTACCGGGCACGCCCATCCGAAAATTACCGAAGCGATCGTTCGGGCCGCGCATGACGGCACATTATACGGTACCGCTACGGAGCATGAGATTCGGTTAGCGGAACAATTGAAGGCGGCTATCCCTTCCATGGACAAGGTACGGTTCGTCAATTCCGGCACCGAAGCCGTCATGACGACGATCCGGGTTGCGCGGGCTTTTACGGGCCGCAACAAGATCATCAAGTTCGCCGGCTGTTACCACGGACACGCCGATCTCGTCCTTGTCGCCGCCGGCTCCGGGCCGTCGACGCTCGGAATTCCCGACAGCGCCGGAATTCCGCCGAGCATCGCAAGCGAAGTCATTACGGTGCCGTTCAACGAGTTGGACGGATTGCGGCTCGCTCTGGAACGCTGGGGAGACCAAGTCGCGGCCGTTATGGTCGAGCCGATCGTCGGTAATTTCGGCATGGTCATGCCGAAACCCGGATTTCTGGAAGCTTTATGCAAGATGACGAGGGAAGCCGGAGCTCTGGTTATCTATGACGAGGTCATTAGCGCGTTTCGCTTCCATTACGGGTCAAGCCAGACGTTCTCCGCTTTTCCCGATCAAGACGCGATCCGCCCCGACTTGACCGCGCTTGGCAAGATCATCGGCGGCGGACTGCCTATCGGAGCCTACGGCGGTCGCGCCGACCTGATGGCGATGATCGCGCCGCTGGGTCCCGCCTATCAAGCTGGCACGATGGCTGGCAATCCGGCTTCCGTGCTTGCGGGACTTGCATGCTTGGAAGTTCTGCGAGAACCGGGCGTATATACGCGCATGGAAGCGATGGCGACTCGGTTATGCGAGGGCTTGCAGGCATCGGCCGACAAGCATGGCATACCGCTGACGATCAACCGGATCGTGGGGGCGTTCTCGACTCATTTCTGCGATCATCCCGTCACGAATTACGAAGAGGCGCAGGGCTCCGACGGCGAGCAATTCGCCCATTTCTTCCGGCTTATGTTAGATCGCGGCATCTATCTGGCTCCTTCTAAATATGAAGCGTGGTTTCTTACAACCGCTCACACGGATGCGGATATCGAAGAAACGGTGGCCGCCGCGGATGCGTCATTCCAAGAAATGGCCGCAGGCCGTTAA
- a CDS encoding GTP-binding protein, which produces MNKATEPTKATVPNNDPNKPNKLPVTVLSGYLGAGKTTILNHVLNNRQGLKVAVIVNDLGDVNIDAALIKDGGGLSRTDEKLVEMSNGCICCTLREDLLHEVERLACENRFDYILIESTGVGEPIPVAQTFSYIDEEHGIDLTKFCRLDCMVTVVDAYRFWSDFSSGERLMDRKQEIGENDTREVVDLLIDQIEFCDVLILNKCDRVGDKELAELETVLRSLQPRAKIIRSEFGRVEASDILNTGLFDFDEASRSAGWMQEMAKEHHVPETEEYGISSFVYERIRPFHPERLMRWMSEWPAEVVRAKGIIWLATRNNMAQNFSQAGPSIQFGPAGYWVASLPQHEMEDIVREDPDISKYWDPVYGDRVNKIVFIGLEMDRQGLVAELDDCLLTDEEIGMEWSAFPDDFPNQSSVPFEEQLQS; this is translated from the coding sequence ATGAACAAAGCTACCGAACCGACTAAAGCTACCGTGCCGAATAATGATCCGAACAAGCCCAATAAACTCCCTGTCACCGTATTAAGCGGATATTTAGGCGCAGGCAAAACAACGATCCTTAATCACGTCTTGAACAATCGGCAAGGCTTGAAAGTTGCCGTCATCGTTAACGATCTAGGAGACGTTAACATTGACGCGGCTTTGATTAAAGACGGAGGAGGCTTGTCGCGAACGGACGAGAAGCTCGTAGAGATGTCTAACGGCTGTATCTGTTGCACGCTAAGGGAAGATTTGTTGCATGAAGTGGAGAGATTGGCTTGCGAGAATCGATTCGACTACATCTTGATCGAATCGACCGGCGTAGGGGAACCGATCCCCGTTGCGCAGACGTTCTCTTATATCGACGAGGAGCATGGCATCGATTTGACGAAATTTTGCCGCCTCGATTGCATGGTGACGGTCGTCGATGCGTACCGGTTCTGGAGCGATTTCTCGTCCGGGGAGCGGCTCATGGACCGCAAGCAGGAAATCGGAGAGAACGATACCCGCGAAGTCGTCGATCTGCTGATCGATCAGATCGAGTTCTGCGACGTGCTTATATTGAATAAATGCGACAGGGTAGGCGACAAGGAGCTTGCGGAACTGGAAACGGTTCTCCGAAGTCTTCAGCCGCGCGCGAAAATCATCCGTTCCGAATTCGGACGAGTGGAAGCTTCCGATATTCTGAACACGGGATTGTTCGATTTCGACGAAGCGAGCCGTTCGGCGGGTTGGATGCAGGAAATGGCGAAGGAGCATCACGTTCCCGAGACGGAGGAATACGGAATTTCCTCCTTCGTATATGAACGAATTCGTCCGTTTCACCCTGAGCGCCTTATGCGATGGATGAGCGAATGGCCTGCCGAAGTCGTCCGCGCCAAAGGCATCATTTGGCTAGCTACGCGTAATAACATGGCGCAAAATTTCAGCCAAGCCGGACCTTCGATACAGTTCGGACCGGCAGGATATTGGGTCGCTTCGCTTCCGCAGCATGAAATGGAGGACATCGTTCGCGAAGATCCCGACATATCGAAATACTGGGACCCGGTTTACGGCGATAGAGTTAACAAAATCGTCTTCATCGGACTGGAGATGGACCGTCAAGGACTCGTCGCGGAACTGGACGATTGCTTGCTGACGGACGAGGAGATTGGCATGGAGTGGAGTGCGTTTCCCGATGATTTTCCGAATCAGTCGAGCGTTCCTTTCGAGGAGCAACTACAGTCTTGA
- a CDS encoding WG repeat-containing protein gives MSQSRFLISHTRPSIRKGLLVAAAALLAVQISSFGHASAVSAATASATVSVDGVIQTGWTTATIKGATFLPAKSFAAAIGATVKWDQATKTTILTQGSRSVKLAANSNNAIVNGKSVALSAATQWKDGVLWVPAKVIGEQFGAKVTWDGATSTLTIAPRLHPFVSNGKQGYVNVFGEVAIPAKYDETNGFSEGLAIVTKYGNSGYINASGKSVIPVQYTQAYDFSDGLALVEKNGKAAYINARGETVLTPAYDEAFDFSGGLALVRTGDKFGYIDHSGKEVIPLQFEDAFYFSGGLAAVQIEGKYGYIDTTGKVVIPAVYQHAFDFSEGLGLVQAEGADGEGSFGYVNAKGELAIPASYAQGFVFSEGVAAVANEGVFSYVNRKGETVLSTKYADVGDFHDGLAYFEEDGKYGFINKKGDVAIKAQYDSVEPFDNGLARVINGTEAKLIDVQGKVVADAAAPAIEVPAPAEAQAAK, from the coding sequence ATGTCTCAATCCCGATTTCTTATTTCTCATACCCGTCCATCGATCCGCAAAGGATTGTTAGTTGCGGCAGCCGCGCTCTTAGCGGTACAAATCTCAAGCTTCGGCCATGCTTCCGCGGTATCCGCCGCAACGGCTAGCGCGACCGTCTCCGTAGACGGAGTCATTCAAACGGGCTGGACGACGGCAACGATCAAGGGTGCCACCTTCCTGCCTGCCAAATCGTTCGCCGCAGCGATCGGAGCGACCGTGAAGTGGGATCAAGCGACCAAGACGACGATATTGACACAAGGCAGTCGCTCGGTGAAACTTGCAGCCAACTCCAACAATGCGATCGTGAACGGTAAAAGCGTCGCGTTGTCGGCGGCAACGCAATGGAAAGACGGAGTTTTGTGGGTTCCGGCTAAAGTAATCGGAGAGCAGTTCGGAGCAAAGGTAACTTGGGACGGTGCTACGTCGACGTTAACGATCGCACCAAGACTCCATCCGTTCGTAAGCAACGGCAAGCAAGGCTACGTGAACGTATTCGGAGAAGTCGCCATTCCGGCGAAATACGATGAAACGAACGGCTTCAGCGAAGGGCTGGCTATCGTAACGAAATACGGCAACAGCGGTTATATCAACGCATCGGGCAAATCCGTTATCCCTGTTCAGTATACTCAGGCTTACGATTTCTCCGACGGTCTCGCGCTAGTCGAGAAGAACGGTAAAGCCGCTTATATCAACGCGCGCGGGGAGACGGTACTGACTCCGGCTTACGATGAAGCGTTCGATTTCTCCGGCGGGCTAGCGCTCGTTCGAACGGGCGACAAATTCGGTTACATCGATCATTCCGGCAAAGAAGTCATTCCGTTGCAGTTCGAGGATGCGTTTTATTTCTCCGGGGGACTCGCTGCCGTGCAAATCGAAGGGAAATACGGTTACATCGATACGACGGGCAAAGTGGTTATTCCGGCCGTCTACCAGCACGCGTTCGATTTCAGCGAAGGTCTCGGACTCGTACAGGCGGAAGGCGCGGACGGCGAAGGTTCCTTCGGTTACGTGAATGCCAAGGGAGAGTTGGCAATACCGGCCAGTTATGCACAAGGCTTCGTTTTCAGCGAAGGCGTTGCCGCCGTCGCGAACGAAGGAGTATTCAGTTACGTGAACCGCAAAGGAGAGACGGTACTTAGCACGAAATACGCGGATGTCGGCGACTTTCATGACGGTTTGGCTTACTTCGAGGAAGACGGCAAATATGGCTTTATCAATAAAAAGGGCGATGTCGCCATTAAAGCCCAATACGATTCCGTTGAACCGTTCGATAATGGACTGGCGCGCGTGATTAACGGCACAGAAGCGAAGCTGATCGACGTTCAAGGGAAAGTCGTGGCAGACGCGGCGGCACCGGCTATCGAAGTTCCGGCTCCCGCTGAAGCGCAAGCCGCGAAATAA
- a CDS encoding sulfate ABC transporter substrate-binding protein yields MKKSFRLILLTALAFVLSTSTVFGAVTKKSEKKSVNLLNVSYDPTRELYVEYNAAFAKYWEKKTGQKVTIKQSHGGSGAQARSVIDGLEADVVTLALEYDVTAIEDKGFIAKGWQKRLANNSAPYKSTIVFLVRKGNPKKIKDWDDLVKSDIKIITPNPKTSGGARWNYLAAWGYALKHNDNSQDKAKEFVKKLFQNVPVLDTGARGSTNTFIEKGIGDVLIAWENEAYLAKKEYGDKFEIVTPSLSILAEPTVAVVTKNVNKHDTRQVATAYLDYLYTEEGQRIAAKNFYRPINAKVAKEFAKNFPTLNLITINDFGGWEKAQAEHFADKGTFDQIYLKK; encoded by the coding sequence ATGAAGAAATCTTTCCGCCTTATCCTGCTTACCGCATTGGCATTCGTATTATCCACATCGACCGTATTCGGTGCCGTTACCAAGAAATCCGAGAAGAAAAGCGTAAACCTGCTTAATGTCTCCTACGATCCGACTCGCGAATTGTACGTGGAATACAACGCGGCGTTCGCTAAGTATTGGGAGAAGAAAACCGGACAGAAAGTAACGATTAAGCAATCCCATGGAGGCTCGGGAGCACAAGCTCGTTCCGTTATCGACGGTCTGGAAGCGGACGTGGTCACGTTAGCTCTTGAATACGACGTAACCGCCATAGAGGACAAAGGTTTTATCGCCAAGGGCTGGCAGAAACGGCTGGCGAATAACAGCGCTCCATACAAATCCACGATCGTTTTCCTAGTACGTAAAGGCAATCCGAAGAAGATCAAAGACTGGGACGATCTGGTTAAGTCCGATATCAAAATCATTACGCCGAATCCGAAGACGTCGGGCGGAGCTCGTTGGAACTACTTGGCCGCTTGGGGTTACGCATTGAAACATAACGACAACAGCCAAGACAAAGCGAAAGAATTCGTGAAGAAGCTATTCCAGAACGTACCGGTACTCGATACGGGCGCTAGAGGTTCCACGAATACGTTCATCGAGAAGGGCATCGGAGACGTCTTAATCGCTTGGGAGAACGAAGCCTACTTGGCCAAGAAGGAATACGGGGATAAATTCGAGATCGTAACGCCGTCCTTAAGTATCCTTGCGGAGCCTACGGTTGCCGTCGTAACCAAGAACGTGAACAAGCACGATACCCGCCAAGTCGCTACCGCTTATCTGGATTATCTGTACACCGAGGAAGGCCAAAGAATCGCGGCGAAAAACTTCTACCGTCCGATCAATGCCAAAGTCGCGAAAGAGTTCGCGAAAAACTTCCCTACTCTGAATCTGATTACGATTAACGATTTCGGCGGTTGGGAGAAAGCGCAAGCGGAACATTTCGCGGATAAAGGAACCTTCGACCAAATTTACTTGAAAAAATAA
- a CDS encoding sulfate ABC transporter substrate-binding protein, whose translation MHTRKSMSTRAILIGLIALTTLTISACSGNGNKEQAAAEETPKSDYTKAVSLINAVSKGTAELYAEIDNAFIHSWKERTGQTVTIEQSAGSSNVQKDAIIGGQVKADVTTLGVGIDIDAIQAKGLVGEGWQQRYDYNSSPFTTAVAFVVRSGNPKGIAEWEDVLKAEVQIVTTDPTTDSDARWYYAAPWAYSLDKQADDTEAAKAFVTDYHQHVSVLAKDDTEAESIFVGKSQGDVWITTESNALRIANSTGKGKIEVIVPSVTLTVEPIVSAIDSNADANGVREVANAYADYLFTEEAQTIAAKHYFRPRFASITEQYVGVFANVSLLTVDDNLSGWEDLQQALFSEGGLFGQLPAKS comes from the coding sequence ATGCACACGCGCAAAAGCATGAGCACACGCGCTATTCTTATCGGTTTAATCGCGCTTACGACTTTAACGATTTCCGCCTGCTCGGGAAACGGCAACAAGGAACAGGCAGCCGCTGAAGAGACTCCGAAATCCGACTATACGAAAGCCGTGTCCTTGATCAACGCGGTTTCGAAGGGTACGGCCGAATTGTACGCGGAGATCGATAACGCTTTTATCCACAGCTGGAAAGAACGTACCGGACAAACCGTAACGATCGAACAATCCGCGGGAAGCTCGAACGTTCAGAAGGATGCCATTATCGGCGGGCAAGTAAAGGCGGACGTGACTACGCTCGGCGTAGGCATCGACATCGATGCCATTCAGGCTAAAGGTCTCGTGGGGGAAGGGTGGCAACAGCGTTACGATTATAATAGTTCTCCGTTTACGACGGCCGTCGCTTTCGTCGTCCGATCGGGCAATCCGAAAGGAATCGCGGAATGGGAAGATGTCCTTAAAGCCGAAGTTCAGATCGTAACGACCGATCCGACTACGGATTCAGACGCGCGTTGGTATTATGCGGCTCCCTGGGCTTATTCGTTGGATAAGCAGGCCGATGATACCGAAGCAGCCAAAGCTTTCGTCACCGATTATCATCAGCATGTGAGCGTGCTTGCTAAAGACGATACGGAGGCGGAGAGCATATTCGTCGGCAAGAGCCAGGGCGATGTATGGATAACGACGGAAAGCAATGCCCTTCGGATCGCCAACTCGACCGGTAAAGGCAAAATCGAGGTCATCGTGCCCTCCGTTACGTTAACCGTAGAACCGATCGTGTCGGCTATCGATAGCAACGCCGACGCGAATGGCGTCCGCGAGGTCGCGAATGCTTACGCAGACTACCTCTTCACGGAAGAAGCGCAGACGATCGCCGCCAAGCATTATTTCAGACCGCGATTCGCTTCCATCACGGAGCAATACGTCGGCGTGTTCGCGAATGTCTCTCTTCTCACGGTAGACGATAACTTAAGCGGCTGGGAAGACCTGCAGCAAGCGCTCTTCTCCGAAGGCGGCTTGTTCGGTCAATTGCCAGCCAAATCATGA
- a CDS encoding inositol monophosphatase family protein, which translates to MDANQPESIIGGKSFTAVAVNCAAKAGEWIKSKMGSITQLDTKYSMHDLVTEVDKGAERMIRNLIATHFPTHSFLGEEGVEPGSEASAKALQDVSDAEYLWIVDPVDGTTNYVHGFPFYSVSIALAHRGQVIVGVVYDPSRDELFVAERGKGAYVHGRKMQVSPENKLSLSLLATGFPADQHVALPANLKGIQALAPKVRNIRVSGSAALHLAYVASGRLSGFWEYNLSAWDIAAGSLLVEEAGGRMSDLSGEPYHLAVRNVTATNGLIQQELIEELQAASHT; encoded by the coding sequence ATGGACGCTAACCAGCCTGAGAGCATTATCGGCGGCAAGAGCTTTACGGCGGTAGCCGTCAACTGCGCTGCCAAAGCCGGAGAATGGATTAAAAGCAAAATGGGAAGCATTACCCAGTTGGATACGAAATACTCGATGCACGATCTCGTGACCGAAGTAGACAAGGGCGCGGAGCGGATGATCCGCAATCTGATCGCGACACATTTTCCTACCCATTCCTTCTTGGGAGAAGAGGGAGTAGAGCCGGGGTCGGAAGCATCCGCGAAAGCGTTGCAGGATGTCAGCGACGCCGAGTATCTATGGATCGTCGATCCCGTGGACGGTACGACCAATTACGTGCATGGATTTCCGTTCTATTCGGTATCCATCGCATTGGCGCATCGCGGACAAGTGATCGTCGGCGTCGTGTACGACCCTTCGAGAGACGAGCTGTTCGTGGCCGAAAGAGGGAAGGGCGCATACGTGCACGGACGTAAAATGCAAGTGTCCCCGGAGAATAAGTTAAGCTTAAGTTTGTTGGCAACCGGATTCCCCGCGGATCAGCATGTGGCTTTACCTGCAAACCTGAAGGGCATTCAAGCGCTGGCTCCCAAGGTCCGCAATATTAGGGTCTCTGGATCGGCGGCGTTGCATCTTGCTTACGTGGCGTCAGGCCGTCTGAGCGGCTTCTGGGAATACAACTTGAGCGCGTGGGATATCGCGGCCGGCTCGTTGTTAGTCGAGGAAGCGGGCGGACGAATGTCGGACTTATCCGGAGAGCCTTATCACCTCGCCGTACGCAACGTAACCGCAACCAATGGACTTATTCAGCAGGAATTGATCGAGGAGCTTCAAGCCGCATCGCATACATGA
- the fabI gene encoding enoyl-ACP reductase FabI: MNGLLTGKNIVVMGVANERSIAWAIAQSLASQGARLVFTYENERVEERVKKLADTIEGSLTLQCNVSSDEDIEALAARLKEEVGVLHGLAHCIAFAKAEELDGLYVDTSRPGFALAHDVSVYSLTAVAQRLHPLMTEGGSIVTLTYLGAERTLRNYNVMGVAKAALEASVRYLASDLGPQDIRVNAISAGPIRTLAAKGIAGFNTILKQVEEKAPLRRNTEASDVGDTALFLMSPWARGITGEVLHVDNGYNIVG, encoded by the coding sequence ATGAACGGATTGCTTACTGGAAAGAACATCGTGGTCATGGGCGTTGCCAACGAGCGCAGCATCGCCTGGGCCATTGCCCAATCGCTTGCATCTCAAGGAGCGCGATTGGTTTTTACATACGAGAACGAGCGAGTGGAAGAACGCGTTAAAAAGCTAGCGGATACGATCGAGGGCTCGCTGACGTTACAATGCAACGTTTCCTCCGATGAAGACATAGAAGCACTCGCTGCCCGCTTGAAGGAAGAGGTTGGCGTGCTGCACGGACTTGCGCATTGCATCGCCTTCGCGAAAGCGGAAGAGCTGGACGGCTTGTACGTGGATACGTCGCGTCCGGGTTTTGCATTAGCTCACGATGTGAGCGTATATTCCCTAACGGCCGTAGCGCAAAGACTTCACCCGTTAATGACGGAAGGCGGCAGCATCGTCACGCTGACTTATCTTGGTGCAGAGCGTACGCTTCGCAATTACAACGTTATGGGAGTTGCCAAAGCCGCGCTTGAAGCATCCGTTCGTTATCTCGCAAGCGACTTGGGCCCGCAAGACATTCGCGTCAACGCGATTTCCGCAGGTCCGATTCGCACGCTGGCAGCTAAAGGCATTGCCGGATTTAATACGATCTTGAAGCAAGTAGAGGAGAAAGCTCCTCTTCGTCGCAACACGGAAGCATCCGACGTAGGCGATACCGCTCTATTCTTGATGAGCCCTTGGGCTCGCGGCATTACGGGCGAAGTTCTGCATGTCGACAACGGGTATAATATTGTAGGATAA
- the uvsE gene encoding UV DNA damage repair endonuclease UvsE, which translates to MIVRFGYVAMSVELENASPSKTMTMASFSKLADREAGIHRLERIAEENLRNTLRLLKHNRYLGVHVYRMTSKLIPLATHQELADWDPYPALANSFAEVGAFIREHDMRVSFHPDHFTVLSTPRPEVFSNSVNDLNHHVRMLEAMGLDERATNNIHVGGSYGDKKASALRFIEQFRTIERRITERITLENDDKTFTAAETLRIAEEVGVPMVLDIHHHAVNPGEERMADLWPRIQRTWDHFAWNVRQSEARLKLPPKLHVSSPKSLSDPRGHADHIEIMPLLTFLREIAHLTPAIDIMIEAKRKDEALLKLMDEFRALEASGEPVRVIDGGSLEFLQE; encoded by the coding sequence ATGATCGTACGTTTCGGATACGTCGCGATGTCTGTCGAACTGGAGAATGCTTCCCCGTCGAAGACGATGACGATGGCCAGCTTCTCCAAGCTGGCGGACCGAGAGGCGGGGATCCACCGTCTTGAACGTATCGCGGAAGAAAATCTGCGCAATACGCTAAGGTTATTGAAGCATAACCGTTACTTGGGCGTGCACGTTTACCGCATGACTTCTAAGTTGATTCCTCTCGCGACTCATCAGGAGCTAGCCGATTGGGATCCTTACCCCGCTTTGGCGAATTCTTTTGCCGAGGTTGGGGCTTTTATTCGCGAACACGATATGCGGGTTTCTTTTCATCCCGACCATTTCACGGTATTAAGTACGCCGCGTCCGGAAGTGTTTAGCAATTCGGTTAATGATCTTAACCATCATGTGCGGATGCTGGAAGCGATGGGCTTGGACGAACGCGCGACCAATAATATCCATGTCGGGGGCAGTTACGGCGACAAGAAAGCTTCGGCGTTAAGGTTTATCGAACAGTTTCGGACCATAGAGCGGAGAATTACGGAGAGGATCACGTTGGAGAACGACGACAAAACGTTCACTGCCGCGGAAACGCTCCGAATCGCTGAAGAAGTGGGAGTTCCTATGGTGTTGGACATTCATCATCATGCGGTAAATCCCGGCGAAGAAAGAATGGCGGATCTATGGCCAAGAATCCAGCGTACTTGGGATCATTTCGCTTGGAACGTCCGTCAGTCCGAGGCTCGATTAAAGCTTCCTCCTAAGCTTCATGTTTCAAGTCCTAAGAGTTTATCCGACCCGAGAGGGCACGCCGATCATATCGAGATCATGCCGTTGTTGACGTTCTTGCGGGAAATCGCACATCTTACCCCGGCCATCGATATTATGATAGAAGCCAAGCGGAAAGACGAGGCTTTGTTGAAACTCATGGATGAGTTTCGAGCGTTAGAGGCGAGCGGCGAACCGGTTCGGGTTATCGACGGTGGAAGCTTGGAGTTTCTCCAAGAATAA
- a CDS encoding DNA-binding response regulator, producing the protein MNNFETEYRNWLNKHIAQSSGERLRRLKERHGFGEKFLLVQALYPVIRSLDDLYPEYEFIDSDGNYYYMDYAYLRKPKPTSIESDSFGSHARDADRWSFSRGLDRQNEIVLAEWNILRFSIDKLKENPLACQKHIRKMLEVWYGEDSSEMMDLSLYQREIVRLATRSATPITVAMVSSCLGRNEKLAREQLHLLVEKGILVAASGEKRIQSYKLRK; encoded by the coding sequence ATGAACAATTTCGAAACGGAATATCGCAACTGGTTAAACAAACACATCGCTCAAAGCAGCGGGGAAAGGCTTCGCAGATTGAAGGAGCGTCACGGTTTTGGCGAGAAGTTTCTGTTGGTTCAAGCTTTGTACCCCGTGATTCGGAGCCTGGACGATCTGTACCCGGAATATGAATTCATCGATTCTGACGGTAATTATTACTACATGGATTATGCATATCTTCGCAAGCCGAAACCCACTAGCATAGAATCCGATAGCTTCGGCTCGCATGCGCGAGATGCGGACCGGTGGTCATTTTCTCGAGGTTTGGACCGTCAGAACGAGATCGTTTTAGCCGAATGGAACATTTTACGCTTTTCAATCGACAAATTAAAGGAAAATCCCCTCGCATGCCAAAAACACATCCGAAAGATGCTGGAGGTTTGGTATGGCGAAGACAGCTCGGAAATGATGGATTTGTCTCTCTATCAGCGGGAAATCGTGCGTTTAGCTACCCGTTCTGCGACCCCGATTACTGTTGCGATGGTGAGTAGTTGCTTAGGTAGGAATGAGAAACTTGCCAGAGAACAGCTACATCTTTTGGTCGAAAAGGGAATACTAGTTGCGGCTTCCGGTGAAAAAAGGATTCAAAGTTACAAACTCAGAAAATAG